GAAAGAATCTCCAGAAGAAACCCGGCTTTTCTGGTGTGGATATGCAACCGTAGAACTGACAAGTTCTTTAATGTCTTCAAGATACCAGACCGTATTTTCATCAAGGCGGGTGGTTGTCTGGTCTAGCAAATCTCTTTTATTTCGAGGGTAAAGCACATCAACATTGACGGCAAGAGACCTGCGCAGAAAATCAAGAAGTGTTTTGAGAATCTCGCCACGCAGTTCGGTCGGACAGTTTTTCAGAATTTCTGGGGTTTGAATGAGCTCCAGATCTTTTCCATACAGAGCCTCAACACCAGAAGTCCAGATACTGGAATCATTCAGAAGTCCGTTATGGTCTTCGAGGCCGCTATACTCAAAGCGCAATAATCCGCAATCTTCAAGGTTTGGTGCCGTGACCCTCCAATCCCACTTCAGGTCACGATACAGATGGTAATTAATCACGCGACGCAAGGCATCGTCAGTATCATTTCGTGCAGGACCCCTTACATGAGGGTCTGCGGCATAGTCTTCAAAGCGAAGAGCCATAGCCTCAAACACTTTTCGTGAAAGTTCAGCATGTTTCAAACCATCATTTTTTTCCTTCGCAGCTTTGTAAAGAGCTGACCGCAACAAAGCGACTTGGGTAAAATCGTTAAAATGCCCAGCCTGAAGAGAGGCATCTTGGCGATTATCGGTAAAACTCAGCAGCTTTCGCGCTTGCTGACTTAGGGATGAGTCACTCTGAAGCTCAATTAGTGATTTTACAGCGAGGATTGTTGTTGCTGTGCTTCTGTTGTCAATTCCCAGGGTGTTTAATTTACCTCTCTCAGCTCTCTGGTTGCGCTTATACGCAATTCCACACTTAGAGTTCAGACAGAACAGAAAGTTTCCTTTTATCAGTGCCGCAGAAATACATCCCTCCCCTTCAGAAACAATTCTCCCTTCGGGATTAACAAATACCGGTTGGGGAATCTCTTTGCGTTTTTGTGCGTATGTAGAAATACGTTCAACTCCTGATGGAGTTGTCTCTTTCATGAAATCAGGAAGCCTGTCTTTAATCTCTGAGTCTGCCGTTGGCCAAGGATCGCTACCGGAAACATAAAGATATCCTTCCTCGCTGTCATCCTGCTCGTATTGACGGTCTTCACGGGGCTTCAAATAAGAATTGCCGCCTTCAGATTTGCAAAGGCTTACCCTGTAATACTCGGTTCCGCATTGACGGCAGAAGACCAGAGGATATAGGACTTTCTCAGGTTCTCCTGGTTGGGAAACAAGTTTTGCAATCTCGAGATGTCGCTTTTTTTCTGATTCGATTGTTGTCCATACCGTATCACCCCTAGTGAAGAATTGATGAAGACGAAAGGGGAATATTGGAAAACCGCTTGATTTACTAGAATACAGGTCCGAGCCTTTCAGAAGATACTTTTTCAATACTTTTTCGCATTGGTCCGGTTGTGTTGAGGTTAATTCCGCCAGTTCTTGTGAAGCAGAATCTTTCCCCCGCAACCGGCGTGGGGTCTGACGTACCAGCACTTCCGAATTCAGATCGCTTTTAACACCAAATGTAGATTCAATCCAGCGCGAAAGAAGGTTCTTGCGAAACTCTTCATAGTGATCAGGAGGGTCCTGACACAATTCAATTATAGATCTTAATTCGGCCTTCGTGTTAGGATCCTCACAGTTAATTTCCCCTGTCAGACGCTCAAGCGTTTCGCCAATCACTTGATCGGATGTAATTCTCGTACCGAACAGCTTCTCCGCAACAGATGCTACTTTTTCTTTCTGACATTGTAATGTTCCTTCGGTTGACATCGTTGCGGATGTCCCGACACATATCATTTCATGTCCCTCAAAAGCAAGTCTACATCTGCGGACAAGTAAAGCTACATCCGCCCCCTGCCTCCCTCTGTATGTATGAAGCTCGTCAAATACCAGAAATTTTAACCCCTTCGCTGCCTTTATGAGTGCCCTGTCTTCACGACGGGTCAGGAGCAATTCCAGCATCATGTAGTTTGTCAGAAGAATGTCTGGGGGATTAGACCTGATTTTCTCTCTTTGGTCTTCCTTTTCCTGTCCTGTGTAGCGCGCGAAACGAACTGGCGAACCACCTTCTGGATATCCTTTTTCAAGAAACTTTACAAGCTCTTCTTCCTGACTGTTGGCAAGGGCGTTCATGGGATAAACAACAATTGCCTTTATCCCGTTTCCTGCACCTTTTCGTAGTACGTAGTCAACTATCGGAATTATATAGGACAGACTTTTCCCCGAACCAGTTCCTGTTGTAAGAACATAAGATTTCTTCTCTTTGGCTTTTTGAATCGCTTCTGTCTGATGTTTATACAGCCTGAGGTCTTCGCCGTGAAAATCATTATCCTTCCCTATACGGAAAATTCCACGGCATTCCTGATGCAGCAGTTCTTCTTCTTTAACCAGTTCATTAATTGTGCGCCCAGGCATGAAATTCGGGTTAAGTTGAAGAAGCGGTTCCGGCCAGAATACCCCGTTTTCAAGTGCTGAGTAAACTTTCTCACTTATACGAGAATCCTTAATCTTAATAAAGCTTCTGGTGTATTCTTCGTAATCCTTTACAAGCTTTTCTCGGAGTTCAAAAACATCCATAGATTTATATCCAGAAAATGTCTTCAGATTAGGAGTGACTGGATATTACAAAACCGAAAATCCCAGTTTCCTCCCATTGAAACGGACTTGCAATTGTTGCATATTCCCTGTAGAAGGGTACACGAAAAATTGTTTATGACTATTACTTCTGAATCTGCAATTGTGATTCCCCTTTCCAGATGGGTAAGTTCTGCATGTGGACCTTTCCAACTTCCACATGTACCTGCGCACTTCAGCAGTTACTCAAACGCTCCGGGAAATTCCCCAGCCTCTGCTCACATTATCATCATCGAGTCGCCGTAACTAAGGAACCTGTAACCACGCGATTTCGCCTCCTCGTAAGCGGCGAGGGCCAGCTCCCTTGTGCCGCAGAACGCGGAGACAAGCATAAGAAGGGTTGAGCGAGGCATATGGAAATTGGTTATCAGAACGTCTACAAACCGGAATTCGTAAGGAGGTTTTATAAAAAGATCCGTCCTTCCGGAAAAAGGCCGCATCTCCCCGATGTTTCCCTCTGCCGACTCAAGGACCCTCGTAACCGTGGTCCCCACGGAAATAATCCTTCTTTTCTGCGCCTTGGCTTCGTTTACCGCCTCTGCGGTCTCCCGTGGAACCGAGACGCGTTCTGAATGCATTGCGTGGTTATCGATAAATTCTTCCTTTACGGGCCTGAAGGTCCCCTCTCCCACATGCAGAGTGACATACTTCATCAGAACGTCCTTTTCGCGAAGGTCCGAGATAAGTTCAGGGTCGAAATGAAGCCCGGCCGTCGGAGCGGCGACAGATCCCTCCTCGGTCGCGTAAACAGTCTGATAGGTCTTTTTATCCGAAGGCTCGGGTTCTCTTTCTATGTAGGGCGGAAGCGGCATCCGTCCCGCGCTGCTGATGATCCGCTCGACGGGTTTGCTGAATCTTATAGTCCAGCTTTTATCGGGTTCCCTCCGAAGGCTGCCCCACACCCCTCCATCGAGGGAGACCCTAAGACCCTCGGCCGGATTCCTGAAAAGCACACCCCACCGGGCCTCATCCTTTTTCTCCGTAAGGAGAAACTCGACGACTCCCCTTCGTTCCACGTGTCCCGAAAGCCTCGCGGGAATAACCCTGGTGTTGTTAAGAACCATGAGGTCGCCGGGGCGGAGCATATCCCTTAGGTCAGAGAACCTGGCGTGGGAGAAAACCTGGGTTTTCCTGTCAACCACAAGGAGCTTTGAGGAGCTGCGCTCAGAAAGCGGATACTGGGCAATCAGCCGCTGGGGAAGATCATAGTCGAATTGATCCGTTCTCATCCGCGAAA
The Candidatus Dadabacteria bacterium genome window above contains:
- the queA gene encoding tRNA preQ1(34) S-adenosylmethionine ribosyltransferase-isomerase QueA — its product is MRTDQFDYDLPQRLIAQYPLSERSSSKLLVVDRKTQVFSHARFSDLRDMLRPGDLMVLNNTRVIPARLSGHVERRGVVEFLLTEKKDEARWGVLFRNPAEGLRVSLDGGVWGSLRREPDKSWTIRFSKPVERIISSAGRMPLPPYIEREPEPSDKKTYQTVYATEEGSVAAPTAGLHFDPELISDLREKDVLMKYVTLHVGEGTFRPVKEEFIDNHAMHSERVSVPRETAEAVNEAKAQKRRIISVGTTVTRVLESAEGNIGEMRPFSGRTDLFIKPPYEFRFVDVLITNFHMPRSTLLMLVSAFCGTRELALAAYEEAKSRGYRFLSYGDSMMIM